The Candidatus Anoxymicrobium japonicum genome contains a region encoding:
- a CDS encoding protein-L-isoaspartate O-methyltransferase: MVERQLMERGIRDKRVLETLRSVPRHLFVPVSHRNRAYDDIPLPLEDGQTISQPYMVAWMTELLELDGGETVLEVGTGSGYQAAILGALAGKVYTVERIAALADAARQRLSELGLKNVEVVLRDGSKGLEEHAPYDAILVTAGSPGVPRSLTGQLADGGRLVIPVGSASLQTLTVVTRRGEEYETRELGACVFVPLVGAYGWATST, encoded by the coding sequence ATGGTAGAGCGCCAGTTGATGGAGCGTGGCATCCGTGACAAGAGGGTTTTGGAGACGCTGAGGAGCGTGCCACGCCACTTGTTTGTGCCTGTCTCACACAGGAACCGGGCGTACGACGACATTCCTTTGCCGCTGGAAGATGGGCAGACTATTTCCCAGCCGTACATGGTGGCGTGGATGACGGAGCTGCTCGAGCTCGACGGCGGTGAGACGGTGCTGGAGGTTGGCACAGGCAGTGGCTATCAGGCCGCGATTCTGGGCGCCCTTGCGGGCAAGGTGTACACTGTCGAGCGGATTGCCGCGCTGGCCGATGCCGCGCGCCAGAGGCTCTCTGAGCTCGGCTTGAAAAACGTCGAGGTTGTACTGAGGGATGGCAGTAAAGGCCTCGAGGAACACGCGCCTTACGACGCGATACTTGTGACCGCCGGGTCGCCGGGCGTCCCGCGATCTTTGACAGGCCAACTGGCGGATGGAGGGCGGCTCGTGATCCCGGTCGGCTCGGCATCATTGCAGACGCTTACCGTAGTTACTCGAAGGGGAGAGGAGTATGAGACGCGCGAGTTGGGCGCTTGCGTCTTTGTGCCGCTGGTCGGCGCATACGGTTGGGCAACGTCTACCTGA
- a CDS encoding anti-sigma B factor antagonist gives MELEVLTREVGSHVVIKLKGEVDIYTAPSLRETIVDALEKGHYKIVVDLDDVDFLDSTGLGVLVGGLKRVKQHEGELGIICTQDKILRIFKITGLTKIFEMYKNVEELDDGNA, from the coding sequence TGAAGTATTGACAAGGGAAGTCGGCAGTCACGTGGTGATCAAGCTCAAGGGAGAAGTCGATATCTACACTGCGCCCTCTCTACGAGAAACTATCGTTGACGCGCTTGAGAAAGGCCACTACAAGATAGTGGTAGACCTTGATGATGTGGACTTTCTCGACAGCACAGGGCTCGGCGTTCTTGTCGGCGGCCTGAAGAGGGTCAAGCAACACGAGGGCGAGCTCGGCATCATCTGCACACAGGATAAGATATTGCGCATCTTCAAGATCACAGGTCTCACCAAGATCTTCGAGATGTATAAGAACGTCGAAGAACTCGACGACGGCAACGCGTAG